Proteins from one Romboutsia sp. CE17 genomic window:
- a CDS encoding YjjI family glycine radical enzyme produces the protein MEQVLNIIKNETLTYSQQVLQLAGQAESTLNVLNIDEETKPLLDSGIICTMFEGNAPYRPRYVIPKYELLMEKGCKFLDLDAPTDIWEATNSLLILYKHVPSITSYPVYLGNIDTLLEPFVKDEKEAYKAIKLFLTHIDRTLTDSFVHANIGPIDTKAGRLILKAMQELECAMPNLTVKYDKDLTSKEFIELCASTALVTAKPSFANHKMDIVDFGTDEYAIASCYNGFIKGGGGYTLVRLVLNRLAETAESVEDFVENKLPFAAEKMLAYIDERARFLLEEAAFFKSSFLVKEGFIKQELFTGMFGIVGLAEAVNHLLDATEQKDRFGYSDIANGLGLRIIERLNEIVSSHKSKHVHCFNGRHVMHCQVGIDSDVGISPGCRIPVGEEPELFEHIIQSAPYHKYFFNGIGDIFVFEDTYKDKPEAIVNIIDGAFNTGIRYISAYSGGCDVVRVTGYLVKKSEVAELESGKAVKNNATIYGLNAKNGAKAFDRKLRD, from the coding sequence ATGGAACAAGTATTAAATATTATAAAAAATGAAACTTTAACCTATAGTCAACAAGTACTACAGCTAGCAGGTCAAGCCGAAAGTACTTTAAATGTATTAAATATAGATGAAGAAACTAAGCCATTATTAGATTCAGGAATAATATGTACAATGTTTGAAGGAAATGCACCTTACAGACCAAGATATGTTATACCTAAGTATGAATTATTAATGGAAAAAGGATGTAAATTTTTAGATTTAGATGCACCAACTGATATTTGGGAAGCTACTAATAGCTTATTAATACTATATAAACATGTACCATCTATAACATCTTATCCAGTATATCTAGGGAATATAGATACTCTTTTAGAACCATTTGTAAAAGATGAGAAAGAAGCTTATAAAGCAATAAAGTTATTCTTAACTCATATAGATAGAACATTAACAGATTCATTTGTACATGCAAATATAGGTCCTATAGATACTAAAGCAGGAAGACTTATACTTAAGGCAATGCAAGAGTTAGAATGTGCAATGCCAAACTTAACAGTTAAATATGATAAAGATTTAACTTCAAAAGAGTTTATAGAATTATGTGCAAGTACAGCTTTAGTTACAGCAAAACCAAGCTTTGCAAATCATAAGATGGATATAGTAGATTTTGGAACTGATGAATACGCGATAGCAAGCTGTTATAATGGATTTATAAAAGGTGGGGGAGGATATACCCTAGTAAGATTAGTTTTAAATAGATTAGCAGAAACAGCAGAGTCTGTTGAAGATTTTGTTGAAAATAAATTACCATTTGCAGCAGAAAAAATGCTTGCATATATAGATGAAAGAGCAAGATTTTTATTAGAAGAAGCAGCTTTCTTTAAGTCAAGCTTCCTTGTTAAAGAAGGTTTTATAAAACAAGAATTATTTACAGGAATGTTTGGAATAGTAGGGCTTGCAGAGGCTGTTAATCATTTATTAGATGCTACTGAGCAAAAAGATAGATTTGGTTATTCAGATATTGCAAATGGTTTAGGTCTAAGAATAATAGAAAGACTTAATGAAATAGTAAGCTCACATAAATCTAAACATGTTCATTGTTTTAATGGTAGACATGTTATGCATTGTCAAGTTGGTATAGATTCTGATGTTGGAATATCTCCAGGATGTAGAATACCAGTAGGAGAAGAACCAGAATTATTTGAACATATAATACAATCTGCTCCATATCATAAATACTTCTTTAATGGTATAGGAGACATATTTGTGTTTGAAGATACTTATAAAGATAAACCAGAAGCTATAGTAAATATTATAGATGGAGCATTTAATACAGGTATAAGATATATATCTGCTTACTCAGGTGGATGTGATGTTGTTCGTGTTACTGGATACCTTGTTAAGAAGTCTGAAGTAGCTGAGTTAGAAAGTGGTAAGGCAGTTAAAAATAATGCTACAATATATGGTCTAAACGCGAAGAATGGAGCAAAAGCTTTTGATAGAAAGCTTAGAGATTAA
- a CDS encoding YjjW family glycine radical enzyme activase, which produces MALVNKIIPFSCIDGPGNRTAIFFQGCNLKCTYCHNPETINKCIHCGECVKTCPVQALSIENNRVLWNKDKCVDCDNCRKTCKKLSTPKTKDYSVDELFEEIKRIKPFIEGITVSGGECTLNDEFLVKLFSRVKKELGLTCYVDTNGTIDFTEKEELVNLTDKFMLDVKCFDDEEHIKITGCSNDVILKNLNYLLDMDKIYEVRTVVAKNLNNEYTIKEVAKIINKRCKYKLNAYRKYGVRKEGLELHGEVGPSEDDMKIYLEYTKI; this is translated from the coding sequence ATGGCATTAGTAAATAAGATAATTCCATTTTCTTGTATAGATGGTCCAGGAAATAGAACAGCAATATTTTTTCAAGGATGTAATTTAAAATGCACTTACTGTCATAATCCAGAGACTATAAATAAATGCATTCACTGTGGAGAGTGTGTAAAAACATGTCCTGTTCAGGCTCTATCTATAGAAAATAATAGGGTACTATGGAATAAGGATAAATGTGTAGATTGTGATAATTGTAGAAAGACTTGTAAGAAACTATCAACTCCAAAAACTAAAGACTACTCTGTAGATGAGTTGTTTGAAGAAATAAAGAGGATAAAGCCATTTATTGAGGGAATTACCGTTAGTGGAGGAGAATGTACTCTTAATGATGAATTTTTAGTTAAACTATTTTCTAGAGTAAAAAAAGAGCTTGGTCTTACTTGTTATGTTGACACAAACGGAACTATAGATTTTACAGAAAAAGAAGAATTAGTAAATTTAACAGATAAATTTATGTTAGATGTAAAGTGTTTTGATGATGAAGAGCATATAAAAATAACAGGGTGTAGTAATGACGTTATATTAAAAAATCTAAACTATCTTTTAGATATGGATAAGATTTATGAAGTAAGAACTGTTGTAGCTAAAAATTTAAATAATGAATACACAATTAAGGAAGTAGCAAAAATTATTAATAAAAGATGTAAGTATAAACTTAATGCTTATAGAAAGTATGGAGTTAGAAAAGAAGGTTTAGAACTTCATGGGGAAGTTGGGCCTAGTGAAGATGATATGAAGATTTACTTAGAATATACAAAGATATAA
- a CDS encoding YitT family protein, which produces MWLKKYIKNLLLIALGSCILAFGSFNFNYQNNVTEGGVLGLLLLIKNIFDISPSITALVIDLSLFALGSRFFGKQFLGLSIFASLSFSTWYKLWESIGFVVPNLSNNMLLASILAGMGVGIGIGIIVRAGGAAGGDDVIALVGEKLTSLKVNHVYMITDFIVLILSLSYLSFKQIFFSLIAVTISGKIISIMYDSNKINNEDKVVEELAITKQ; this is translated from the coding sequence ATGTGGCTAAAAAAATATATTAAGAATTTATTATTAATAGCTTTAGGAAGTTGTATATTAGCTTTTGGAAGCTTTAATTTTAATTATCAAAATAATGTAACTGAGGGTGGTGTTTTAGGATTATTGCTTTTAATAAAAAATATATTTGATATTTCACCATCAATCACAGCACTTGTAATAGATTTATCTTTATTTGCTTTAGGTTCTAGGTTTTTTGGAAAGCAATTTTTAGGTCTCTCAATATTTGCTAGCTTATCTTTTTCAACATGGTATAAATTATGGGAAAGTATTGGTTTTGTAGTGCCTAACTTATCTAATAATATGTTATTAGCAAGTATACTTGCAGGTATGGGAGTAGGAATTGGAATCGGTATAATAGTAAGAGCTGGTGGAGCTGCAGGAGGAGATGATGTAATAGCTTTAGTAGGAGAAAAGTTGACATCTCTAAAAGTAAATCACGTATATATGATTACAGACTTTATAGTATTAATTTTATCATTATCTTACTTGAGTTTTAAGCAGATATTTTTCTCATTAATAGCAGTTACAATAAGTGGAAAAATAATAAGCATTATGTATGATAGTAATAAAATAAATAATGAGGACAAGGTTGTAGAAGAGCTTGCTATAACTAAGCAGTAG
- a CDS encoding alpha/beta-type small acid-soluble spore protein, whose product MANKPVDPNAKAALNQMKLEIANELGMEAKNEYGANETSYHNGEIGGRVGGQMSKKLVQMGEEALLRQYNSKK is encoded by the coding sequence GTGGCGAATAAACCAGTAGACCCAAATGCAAAAGCAGCTCTGAATCAAATGAAACTAGAAATAGCTAATGAATTAGGAATGGAAGCTAAAAATGAATATGGTGCTAATGAAACTTCATACCATAATGGAGAAATCGGAGGCCGTGTAGGTGGTCAGATGAGTAAAAAATTAGTTCAAATGGGAGAAGAGGCGTTACTTAGACAGTATAATAGTAAAAAATAA
- the hdhA gene encoding 7alpha-hydroxysteroid dehydrogenase, which yields MGKLDGKVALVTSGTRGIGLQSVKTLAENGALVYIGARRLDAAQEICDNLDSLGYKAKAVYFDATKEDTYKTMVEDVVKDAGKIDILVNNYGSTDAKKDGNLVDGDQETFFKTLDYNIKSVYIPCKIAIPFMIKNGGGSIVNISSIGSILPDLSRIGYCVSKAAVNSLTENIAVQYARDNIRCNAILPGLIATDAALKNMSQEFIDMFLRHVPLKRFGQPKDIAEAVLFLASDDSSFITGETLSVAGGYGEPSPMYGDDVKK from the coding sequence ATGGGAAAATTAGATGGAAAAGTTGCATTAGTTACTTCTGGAACAAGGGGTATCGGATTACAGTCAGTTAAAACATTAGCTGAAAATGGGGCTCTAGTTTATATAGGAGCAAGAAGATTAGATGCAGCTCAAGAAATTTGTGATAACCTTGATAGTTTAGGTTATAAAGCAAAGGCTGTATATTTTGATGCAACTAAAGAAGACACATATAAAACTATGGTTGAAGATGTTGTAAAAGATGCAGGAAAGATAGATATATTAGTAAATAATTATGGTTCAACAGATGCTAAAAAAGATGGAAATCTAGTTGATGGAGATCAAGAAACTTTTTTTAAAACTTTAGATTACAATATAAAAAGTGTATATATACCATGCAAAATAGCTATACCTTTTATGATTAAAAATGGAGGTGGAAGTATTGTAAATATATCATCTATAGGTTCTATACTTCCAGACTTATCTAGGATAGGATATTGTGTATCAAAGGCTGCAGTAAATTCACTTACAGAAAATATAGCAGTCCAGTATGCAAGAGATAATATAAGATGCAATGCTATTTTACCGGGACTTATAGCAACTGATGCAGCTTTAAAGAATATGTCACAAGAATTTATTGATATGTTTCTAAGACATGTACCTTTAAAAAGATTTGGACAGCCTAAAGATATAGCAGAAGCTGTATTATTTTTGGCAAGTGATGATTCATCATTTATAACTGGAGAAACACTATCAGTAGCAGGTGGTTATGGAGAGCCATCTCCTATGTATGGTGATGATGTTAAAAAGTAG